A window of the Limanda limanda chromosome 8, fLimLim1.1, whole genome shotgun sequence genome harbors these coding sequences:
- the gabarapl2 gene encoding gamma-aminobutyric acid receptor-associated protein-like 2: MKWMFKEDHSLEHRCVESAKIRSKYPDRVPVIVEKVSGSQIVDIDKRKYLVPSDITVAQFMWIIRKRIQLPSEKAIFLFVDKTVPQSSLTMGQLYDKEKDEDGFLYVAYSGENTFGHNAFHTTRG; the protein is encoded by the exons ATGAAATGGATGTTCAAAGAGGATCACTCCCTCG AGCACCGATGTGTGGAGTCGGCCAAAATACGCAGCAAATATCCAGACAGAGTACcg GTGATCGTGGAGAAGGTGTCCGGCTCTCAGATCGTGGACATCGATAAGAGGAAGTACCTGGTGCCCTCTGACATCACAGTGGCCCAGTTCATGTGGATCATCAGGAAACGCATCCAGCTGCCTTCAGAGAAAGCCATCTTCCTCTTCGTGGACAAGACCGTGCCCCAGTCCAG tCTGACGATGGGCCAGCTCTACGATAAGGAAAAGGACGAGGACGGGTTCCTGTACGTGGCGTACAGCGGAGAGAACACCTTCGGTCACAACGCCTTTCACACAACACGTGGTTAA
- the tmem231 gene encoding transmembrane protein 231 → MAFYEVYSHPALVRYRTSVCSKASVFLLLVLGLTYIVPLLVAYRSQGFWIKASSYEEQPLVRYQYQVLLVAATGPRDHLAWSTYPNLNHMLGSRLRIPLVSVREEDTNQDGKFDLLTFKLQLPLTAEEQVTSVQLLLSFSYQLFRMSTVVMQSLVYVQHSSSVPGAKLFLSGDLRLQQRTPLPHRGLYNIYNVSVIDGSSPFASAYDLEDIIRRYRERNLTTVLSCPMPVWTVGRAAGSPFELNAVIRYPVEVITYRPGFWETIKFAWIQYVSVLLIFVWLFERIQRFVFQNQVLTTVPIPVGKAHMS, encoded by the exons ATGGCTTTCTACGAGGTCTACTCGCATCCGGCTCTGGTTCGGTACAGGACGAGTGTTTGCAGCAAAGCGTCCGTGTTCCTGCTCCTGGTCCTGGGCCTCACGTACATCGTCCCCCTGCTGGTCGCCTACAGGAGCCAAG GGTTCTGGATCAAGGCGAGCAGCTACGAGGAGCAGCCGCTGGTTCGGTACCAGTACCAGGTTCTGCTGGTGGCAGCTACCGGTCCACGGGACCACTTGGCCTGGAGCACCTACCCCAACCTGAACCACATGCTGGGGTCCCGGCTCCGGATCCCGCTGGTCTCT gtgagagaggaggacaccAACCAGGACGGGAAGTTTGACCTCCTGACCTTTAAACTGCAGCTGCCCCTGACAGCAGAGGAGCAGGTGACCAGcgtccagctgctgctcagcttcAGCTACCAGCTCTTT CGGATGTCCACGGTGGTGATGCAGAGCCTGGTCTACGTGCAGCACTCGTCTTCTGTCCCCGGAGCCAAGCTGTTCCTCAGTGGAGACctgaggctgcagcagaggacGCCCCTGCCTCACAGAGGACTGTACAACATCTACAAc GTGTCTGTGATCGACGGCTCGAGTCCCTTTGCGAGTGCGTACGACCTGGAGGACATCATCAGGAGATACAGGGAAAGAAACT tgaccaCCGTGCTGTCCTGTCCCATGCCCGTGTGGACAGTGGGACGAGCTGCTGGTTCCCCCTTTGAGCTCAATGCAGTGATCCGTTACCCAGTGGAGGTCATTAC CTATCGCCCCGGGTTCTGGGAAACCATCAAGTTTGCGTGGATCCAGTACGTCAGCGTCCTCCTCATCTTCGTGTGGCTCTTTGAACGGATCCAGAGATTTGTTTTCCAGAACCAGGTTCTGACCACCGTGCCCATACCAGTGGGGAAAGCTCACATGTCGTGA